A section of the Lagopus muta isolate bLagMut1 chromosome 17, bLagMut1 primary, whole genome shotgun sequence genome encodes:
- the MN1 gene encoding LOW QUALITY PROTEIN: transcriptional activator MN1 (The sequence of the model RefSeq protein was modified relative to this genomic sequence to represent the inferred CDS: inserted 2 bases in 1 codon; deleted 1 base in 1 codon), whose product MFGLEQFEPQMSSRSGGQGERGFGQPGLSMSAHFKAPAFPGGGPAAAVDPALGALGEPPLLGMNMSLPGDGYGFPGRGPAELHGAGMQPPVHGFFGGQQPHGGHGGAHHPHQHQHQHQHQPHFGGNFGPDPGASCVHGGRLLGYNGALGGQTAFADGYEHMAESQGAEGFGQQRAGNLPDFQQHSAGASGHAVPAPCLPLDQSPNRAASFHGLPAAGSSEPHGLEQRRLPAQDSLEYNYPGDGPAAHFELPVFSPSEPEGQLPHYGGGRQVPAGGGFAGTALPRAPGMAVAKAQPPPPPPPQQQQHGVFFERFGGARKMPASLEPGASTRHPLMQQQQPQQPPGLLARQNSCPPAIPRQQQTEANAPNPNLQDNGPIMQNQHAQFEYPIHRLENRNMHPYADPVFNMQHPPPQQPPNQRLQHFDAPYVSVAKRPRFDFPGNPGVERCASWAGGMHGPAMESHLSPTSYPGLPGDFTPPAPDAFVGPLPHGGPEHPALAQRQNAALVMKQMASRSQQRLRPPSLQQLGHHGEVGPAGSLPPPGFEREAAAARGFDAPAPHLAPDGTWFAGPPPPPGELLPRRMAGPGLPAEAAPHELGLQPGGAAVLFRPGAGALGLQEPLRMAGEGPAQALPSPGVHPPFAPAVGGLSQLQSPGGGVALPSAPAERRXAPADFAAQPGFPFGAAARQPPAHGSAPALSASPGAYPRPPPEFPPPPPPPRPAASKLGALSLGSFSKPAGKDNVFGQSCLAALSTACQNMIASLGAPNLNVTFNKKSPAEAKRKLSQAEPDPPPPAAPDYFPAGPTAGGGAGKAAPLLPAESSLSPGFALEPAAGGEGKAGGGRGRGRRKRDSGHVSPGTFFEKFSAAEGGGAGVSPGQPAPPAAGGPPGAAGAERGGGTPHDKPLTSPSWGKGGELLLGEQPDLMSSLDSGIQSVTKSDGGSPHVDFADEVSTSYGNEDEVSSSSDNAGPKPTRSPLLGGSPKLPRGEHALLNGQKPLALGLLNTSTSTPDSYGLSSTAGAHPGTPGMEQVRTPTSTSAQDEIHPLEILQAQIQLQRQQFSISEDQPLGLKSKKGECAGQNGDSDLGGCCSEGVKNAMSTIDLDSLMAEHNSTWYLPGEKALMEGQEEDKPMAPWEKPKPQNPSKEAHDLPPSKTSAAAQTGSHLQCLSVHCTDDVGEAKGRTAVPTWRSLHSDISNRFGTFVAALT is encoded by the exons ATGTTCGGGCTGGAGCAGTTCGAGCCGCAGATGAGCAGCCGGAGCGGCGGGCAGGGGGAGCGCGGCTTCGGGCAGCCCGGACTGAGCATGAGCGCGCACTTCAAGGCGCCGGCCTTCCCCGGCGGCGGTCCGGCGGCCGCGGTGGACCCGGCCCTGGGCGCGCTGGGCGAGCCGCCCCTCCTCGGCATGAACATGAGCCTGCCCGGCGACGGCTACGGCTTTCCGGGCCGCGGCCCCGCCGAGCTGCACGGCGCCGGCATGCAGCCGCCCGTGCACGGCTTTTTCGGCGGGCAGCAGCCGCACGGCGGCCACGGCGGCGCGCACCACCcgcaccagcaccagcaccaacACCAGCACCAGCCGCACTTCGGCGGCAACTTCGGGCCCGACCCCGGCGCTTCTTGCGTGCACGGCGGCCGCCTCCTGGGCTACAACGGCGCGCTGGGCGGGCAGACGGCGTTCGCCGACGGCTACGAGCACATGGCCGAGAGCCAGGGCGCCGAGGGCTTCGGACAGCAGCGCGCCGGGAACCTGCCCgatttccagcagcacagcgccGGCGCCTCCGGACATGCCGTGCCGGCGCCCTGCCTGCCCCTCGACCAGTCCCCCAACCGCGCCGCCTCCTTCCACGGGTTGCCGGCGGCCGGCTCGTCCGAGCCCCACGGCCTGGAGCAGCGGCGGCTCCCCGCGCAGGACTCGCTGGAATACAATTACCCCGGCGACGGCCCCGCCGCGCACTTCGAGCTGCCCGTCTTCTCGCCGTCGGAGCCCGAGGGGCAGCTGCCGCACTACGGCGGCGGGCGGCAGGTGCCGGCGGGCGGCGGCTTCGCTGGGACGGCGCTGCCCCGGGCGCCGGGTATGGCTGTGGCCAAGGCGCAGCCccctcctccgccgccgccgcagcagcagcagcacggcgtTTTCTTCGAGCGCTTCGGGGGAGCGCGGAAGATGCCCGCCAGCCTGGAGCCGGGGGCCAGCACCAGGCACCCGCTGATGCAGCAACAGCAGCCGCAGCAGCCGCCGGGCTTGCTGGCCAGACAGAACTCCTGCCCGCCGGCCATCCCTAGGCAACAGCAAACAGAAGCCAACGCTCCCAACCCCAACTTGCAGGACAATGGGCCGATAATGCAGAACCAGCACGCACAGTTTGAATACCCTATTCACAGACTGGAGAACAGGAATATGCATCCCTACGCCGACCCCGTGTTTAATATGCAGCACCCTCCTCCGCAACAGCCACCAAATCAAAGACTGCAGCACTTCGATGCCCCCTACGTGAGCGTCGCCAAGCGGCCGCGCTTCGACTTCCCCGGCAACCCCGGCGTCGAGCGCTGCGCCTCCTGGGCCGGCGGCATGCACGGCCCGGCCATGGAGAGCCACCTCTCCCCGACGTCCTACCCGGGGCTGCCGGGCGATTTCACCCCGCCGGCTCCCGACGCCTTCGTAGGGCCGCTGCCGCACGGCGGCCCCGAGCACCCGGCGCTGGCGCAGCGCCAGAACGCGGCCCTGGTGATGAAGCAGATGGCCTCGCGCAGCCAGCAGCGCCTGCGGCcgcccagcctgcagcagctggggcaCCACGGCGAGGTGGGTCCCGCCGGCTCCCTGCCGCCGCCCGGCTTCGAGCGCgaggccgccgccgcccgcggcTTCGACGCTCCGGCGCCGCACCTGGCGCCCGACGGCACGTGGTtcgcggggccgccgccgccgcccggggAGCTGCTGCCTCGGCGCatggcggggccggggctgccgGCCGAGGCGGCCCCCCACGAGCTGGGCCTGCAGCCGGGCGGCGCGGCCGTGCTCTTCCGACCGGGCGCCGGCgcgctggggctgcaggagccgCTGCGGATGGCGGGCGAAGGCCCGGCGCAGGCCCTGCCCTCGCCCGGCGTCCACCCGCCCTTCGCGCCCGCCGTGGGCGGCCTCTCGCAGCTGCAGTCCCCCGGCGGCGGCGTGGCCCTTCCCAGCGCTCCGGCCGAGCGTCG GGCCCCCGCCGACTTCGCGGCCCAGCCCGGCTTCCCCTtcggggcggcggcgcggcaGCCCCCGGCGCACGGCAGCGCGCCCGCCCTCAGCGCCTCGCCCGGCGCCTacccg cgccccccgcccgagttccccccgccgccgccgccaccgcggCCCGCGGCCAGCAAGCTGGGCGCGCTGTCGCTGGGCTCCTTCAGCAAGCCGGCCGGCAAGGACAACGTGTTCGGCCAGAGCTGCCTGGCCGCCCTCTCCACCGCCTGCCAGAACATGATCGCCAGTCTGGGCGCCCCCAACCTCAACGTCACCTTCAACAAGAAGAGCCCGGCCGAGGCCAAGCGCAAGCTGAGCCAGGCCGAGCCCGacccgccgccgcccgccgccccggaCTACTTCCCGGCGGGGCCGACGGCGGGCGGGGGCGCGGGCAAGGCCGCCCCGCTGCTGCCCGCCGAGAGCAGTCTCTCGCCCGGCTTCGCGCTGGAGCCGGCGGCCGGCGGCGAGGGGaaggcgggcggcgggcgggggcggGGCCGCCGGAAACGGGACAGCGGGCACGTCAGCCCCGGCACCTTCTTCGAGAAGTTCTCGGCCGCggagggcggcggggcgggcgtCAGCCCGGGGCAACCGGCGCCTCCGGCCGCGGGGGGGCCGCCGGGGGCCGCGGGCGCGGAGCGCGGCGGGGGCACGCCCCACGATAAGCCCCTGACCTCGCCCTCCTGGGGCAAGGGCGgcgagctgctgctgggggagcagcCCGACCTCATGTCCTCGCTGGACAGCGGCATCCAGAGCGTGACCAAGTCGGACGGCGGCTCCCCGCACGTGGACTTCGCCGACGAGGTCAGCACCAGCTACGGCAACGAAGACGAGGTGTCCTCCAGCTCCGACAACGCCGGCCCCAAACCCACGCGCAGCCCGCTGCTGGGCGGCTCGCCCAAGCTGCCCCGCGGGGAGCACGCGCTGCTCAACGGACAGAAGCCCCTGGCCCTCGGCCTCCTCAATACATCTACCTCGACCCCCGACAGCTACGGGCTCAGCAGCACGGCGGGCGCGCACCCCGGCACGCCGGGCATGGAGCAGGTGCGGACCCCCACCAGCACCTCGGCCCAGGACGAGATCCACCCTCTGGAGATCCTGCAGGCGCAGATCCAGCTCCAGCGGCAGCAGTTCAGCATCTCGGAAGACCAACCCTTGGGGTTGAAGAGCAAAAAGGGGGAGTGTGCGGGGCAGAATGGGGACAGTGACCTGGGCGGGTGTTGTTCAGAGGGTGTCAAGAACGCTATGAGCACCATCGACCTGGACTCCCTGATGGCGGAGCACAACTCCACCTGGTACCTGCCCGGTGAGAAGGCCCTGATGGAGGGGCAGGAGGAAGACAAGCCCATGGCGCCGTGGGAGAAGCCCAAGCCCCAGAATCCCAGCAAAGAAG